One genomic region from Apodemus sylvaticus chromosome 1, mApoSyl1.1, whole genome shotgun sequence encodes:
- the LOC127697397 gene encoding LOW QUALITY PROTEIN: cytochrome P450 2A8-like (The sequence of the model RefSeq protein was modified relative to this genomic sequence to represent the inferred CDS: deleted 1 base in 1 codon): MLASGMLLVAVLTCFSVIIITSEWRQRKILRKMPQGPTPLPFLGNFLDTKKFYDSLLKEKNPQTHFPKRNLLMTTLNLFFVGTEMDSTAMSFNFLLLMKHLPLQTKVHEEIDQVIGRNQQPQYEDRMQTPYTKAVIHEIQRYGDIIPLGVACRTTKDIKFWGILIPKGTDVLPILGSLLKDPKYFSNPNDFNPQQFQHNRGQFKKSNPFMLFSVGEGLVPI; this comes from the exons atgttggCCTCTGGGATGCTCCTGGTGGCTGTGCTGACCTGCTTCAGTGTCATAATCATAACATctgagtggaggcagaggaaaatcTTGAGGAAGATGCCTCAAGGACCTACCCCATTACCCTTCCTTGGCAACTTTCTGGACACAAAGAAGTTTTATGATTCCCTCTTAAAG GAGAAGAACCCCCAAACTCATTTTCCCAAGAGGAATCTGTTGATGACCACACTGAACCTTTTCTTCGTGGGCACAGAGATGGACAGCACAGCCATGAGCTTCAACTTCTTGCTCCTCATGAAGCACCTGCCGTTGCAG ACAAAGG TGCATGAGGAGATTGACCAGGTGATTGGCAGGAACCAACAGCCTCAATATGAGGATAGAATGCAGACACCTTACACCAAGGCTGTGATCCATGAGATC CAGAGATATGGAGACATAATTCCTCTTGGTGTGGCTTGTAGAACTACCAAGGACATCAAGTTTTGGGGCATCCTCATCCCCAAG GGCACTGATGTATTGCCTATACTGGGCTCTTTGCTGAAAGATCCCAAGTACTTCTCCAATCCCAATGACTTTAACCCTCAGCAGTTTCAGCACAACAGGGGGCAGTTTAAGAAGAGCAATCCATTTATGCTCTTTTCTGTTG gagaaggTCTGGTtcccatctaa